The Fusarium falciforme chromosome 4, complete sequence genomic interval ATACGAGGACGTCAGGTGTATGTTTCTGTCTGCTCACCTTGTCTCACCGACTGCCTCTTGCTGAAGATTCTCCATTGACCGCTCAGACCGAATTCGCCAAGACTGGTTTTTCTGCCCCCTTCACTTACACGCGACATTGTTGGCCGCTGGGCCGCGTCTGTGTCTGTGAGGTCCCTGAGCAAAAGCTGCTTCAGCAAATCCCGACCTCCCTGCCAAAAATGACTTCATTCTCAATGACCGAcagctcctcgtcgccatcCAACAGCTGGCCCCTGGATCAGTTCGTCCAGGATCCAGGATACCTCGCATACCAGGAGGAGCTGCGATgcctcatcttcaacacTGCCCAGACAGCTGCGCCTTCTCGCGAGTCATCCCCTGCCCCAGGGGAATATGGCCCACCCGATGAAGAGTTTGTGGCCCAGGCTCAGACAAAGGCCGCCCTCTCGTCTGGACGACGGCTGGAGTATCTGAAAAATTACGTTGCTGAAGTAGCTCCCTGGGTACGCTCATGTTTCGAGTGCTCGCGACGCCTGCTAATTGGTTCCTGCAGCTCGACATGTTTGACAGCAACAGAGCCTTCACTGTCCAGGTTCCGGTTCTCGCTCGCCGGTGTCCGGCTCTGCTCTACGCAATTCTTGCCCTGTCTGCGCGTCAGATGGAGCGAAAGGAGGCAAAGCAGCATTCTTTTGACAGTCTTGAGCTGTACCAGGAGGCCATTCGTCTTCTTAACCCCCTGCTTCAAGCCCGAGACCTGACCATCATCCCAATTTGCGTCATCCTCTGCTGTCTGGAGATGATGTCCGCAAGCCCCCAGGACTGGCGCCGGCATCTCGAGGGCTGCGCGGCCCTATTCGACGCGTTTGGCGTCAATGGTTTCAGTGGCGGACTCTTACAGGCTGTATTCTGGTGTTACGCAAGAATGGGTTCGCATTTCTTCATTATCTGCTTTCTACTCTTGATACTGACTCTCTTTAGACCTTTGTGGTGCTCTAATCTCCGACGGAACACAAGGCACCTTGGTCCCTCTGAACAAATGGCTCCCCCCTGGCGCAAATCCAGACTCAGCTGCCGACATCTTCCGGGACCACCGCTCGCCAGACATGCACGCCAATTACGCAGTCTACTTATGCTCCAAAGTCACAGAGCTCGTTGCTGACAGAACTCACTACGTTGAGCTTGGTGAGGACAACGGCTGTGATTCGGCCACCTTTGAGAGACGTTGGCTGCGGCTCTGGAACGACCTGCAGACGTGGGTGCAGGACCGGCCCTCAGAAGTCATTCCGGTTCAATTCATCGAAAGCCGCCCGTTTCCCCAGATTCTTTTTGTCCACTGGGCAGGAATTTCCTCCAACCAGCTTTACCACACTGCCTGCACACTCCTCCTGGGCTCGAAACCGCGAGAAGTCAAACTTGATGTGGGACCTACAGGATCTGCCATCTGGCATGCCAAGTGCATCTGCGGTATCTCTTTAACCAATCCGCATCAGGGGTGCCTCAACAATGCCATCCAACCCCTGTGGATTGCCGGGAGGCTTCTCAGCCACAAGTCAGAGCACCTGCTTCTCTCCAAGCTTATCCAAAGCATAGAGGCAATGACTGGCTGGGCAACTTGTTGGCGCATCGCAGATCTCGAAAATTCCTGGGGATACAAAGTTCGATGAGCGTCTAATGCCATCTCTTGCCTAATCTCGAGAGATATACTTTAGACTACGACAGCTCCCTAATCCGGCTGCCACTCATGGACCAGCTGCGCCGAGAGGGCATTTACATTCCAACCCGTCAGAGATCCGATGCGGTCGATCCCACGCAGAATCGCATGCTGCTGGGGCTCATAGGTCATCCTCTTGGCGGCGAGATAGAGCGAGGCCAGAAGACTAAAGTCCCAACTGGTTCGGGTGTCATTGTTCAAGCTGATGCCGCATATTCGCTGAGCGTGCCACAAGGGAGAGAGATACACCGACCGGCCGTGCTCCTTTGGAAGAGTTCGCGGCCGATTCTGAAGCAACAAAAGCATTGAAGTGTGATAGAGTTGGTTGGCCAAGACGGCCGCCCCATTGGTGAAGAGGACAAGAGGGAATAGTTGCTCATTGTCATCAATCTCCAGCATGGGCTTGAAATCTCGAGGACGGTTCGTGTACCACATTTTCAGGGCCTCGGAAAAGGATTTCCATCTCTGAGCGGCAGTCGGACGGATCATGCCAGGAGACGTTGCGACGTCGCCTCCGAAGCAGTAATTGAGGACCTGAGCGCATAGGATCACCGGTTCCCGATCGTATTTAAGCGACTCCCTGTATATTCCGTTCATGGGCGAAGATGTCTCGAACGAGATGAGCGAGGGGATGGACACGGGGGAGCCGTTCATAAGGCCAACGCTAAGATCTAATTCTTGGTTAGCGATAGTTCATAGTATCAAGTGCGGCACACTTACTGAGTCGTAGCATCATCCAAGAAGTAGCTAATGCGACAGAGGGATGCTGCTCCTGAAAAGAGGCCGAGTTTAAAGAATCAAAACCCATGCTCTTGGACGGGCTCTGCCATGAAGTAGGGGGAGTGATGAAATGGCGGCGGAGGGCGATAAAAGCAAAGGTCAAGGCATTGCGCAAAATGTCGGCACTCGAGTTGTTTGGATCAGACGGCAGTATCATTTGTTCCCCAAAGTTAGGCTCAACATGGCCTCCGAGGGTCGTcaaggagagagaaagaagcgAGTCGAGAAGGGGAGCCGAGTCCATAGCGATGCGCGGTACCAACAGGCCAAAGGTCTGGTTCATGTCGCCAATATCCAACTATGAATACACTTGTTAGATGTGAACTTTTGCGTCGCAACAGCCGAGATGTACGCACCCATGGAGCAATGTGATATCTATAGTGTCGCAGTAGCTCAACTGCGCGATCCTGGGGCATATGGAGACAATTGGGAAAGATCTCAGCTTGGGGCTTATCCCTGATGTCAAACTGGGTTGGAGTGGCATGGTGTTGGCCGTGATTGGGAGACTCGAAAAAACCTCCATTGGCAGTGGCCTGGGAAGTGACGGAAGCTGATTGAGAAACATAATGATCGTTTCCTAACGATAGCAGCCCATCGAGGGCAGTCTCATAGGCAGCATTGGATGGCGAGATGCCAATGGTGTAGCTGCTGGGATCCTGCAGTTCACGACTGCCTGAAGCATGGGGAGAGGTGGCGCTATAATCTCCAAGACTGGGGCTGATCAATGCTGGAGGTtcaggctgctgctggatgaGTTTCTCCTTGGGGGATGCCGACTTTGGTTCAACAGGCGTACTCAGCCTCTTCTCGGGCTCTTTCGGGGTTGCTTCATCTTCCTGGAACTGAACACCAGGCTTGGCTGCAGTCGACTCTGGGACGACAAACTGGGAGAAACAATGGTCAGTGGGGATCGGGTGAAGCTATAGAAGCTTGGACTTGAGCTGGCACGCACTCTCAATTTAGCATACGAGGGCTTTGCAACGCGTGCCGGGTCTCCAGACGTTTTGGCATTCTTTTCGAGAAAGGATAACCGCGTGCCGTACTGACACTCGAAGCCGCCGTCGACGCACCGCTGACAGGCTGGTTTCCCTTCATCGCCTGATAAGTCGTGTTAGTGGTGCATGGCCCGGCGATCGATGATCGAATCAAGTAAATAGACATCTTACATTTTCGCCTGCGGACCCTGCACTTGAAACAtcccgtcctcgtcctcctgaGGCGGGTCTTGGACACCGCATCCGTCATTATCGAGAAGTTGGGGTgcgcaaaaaaaaaaaaatgtggGATTGGGGATGGGGGAAGGGAGGAAGGAAGAGTGTGGGCGGCCAAAGTGGGAAACTTGAAGCATTTGGGTATTTTCCCACGCGGGGGGGCCGGGGTCAGCCGACGTTGCTCCTTGGGGAAAGGCGAGACGCTTCTAGCGCGAGTCAAGGTGACGAGTCAGGAATTGTTAAGCGCCTTGACCGACGGGGGTACCTGACTCGGTCTGTCGCTTCATCATGGAGGGGCAGCATCATCGAAGCGGGGAAGGAAGGGGAGGAGGATAAGAGAGCAGGACGGAAGGAGTTTTTTTGTGTTCAAGTCGAGGCTCACTCTCTTTCGTTTCTTTTTCACATTATATCATCTCTCACAGACGTCACAATGGCTCCCTCTACCATTAAGCTCGCCTCCGGGCACGAGATGCCCCTTGTTGGCTTTGGCCTCTGGAAGGTCCCTGCCGACCAGGCTGCTGAGACTGTCTACAACGTATGTTCTTCAATTCGATTACCCTCAAATATGCTGACAAGCTGTacaggccatcaaggctggtTACCGACTCTTCGACGGAGCGTACGACTACCAGaacgagaaggaggctggcGAGGGTATCAAGCGCGCCATCAGCGAGGGCCTCGTCAAGCGTGAGGACATCTTCGTCACCACCAAGCTCTGGAACAACTACCACAAGCGCGAGCATGCcctggccatggccaagctCCAGAACGAGGCCTGGGGTCTCGGATACATCGATCTTTACCTGATCCACTTCCCCGTCTCTCTCGAGTACATTGATCCCGCGACCCGACGATTCCCTGTGAGTTGTGTTGAATGTTCTACCGAGTACAACCGCTGACAACAGTACTTAGGCttggtggatggatgagcaGGGCACCGTCAAGCCCGACAACACTCCTATCCGCGAGACCTGGGAGGCTCTCGAGACCGTCGTCGACGAGGGCATTGCCAGGTCCATCGGTGTCTCCAACTTCCAGGCTCAGTCCCTCTACGATCTCCAGCGATACGCCCGTCACCCCGTGTCTTCCCTCCAGATCGAGCACCACCCCTACCTCGTCCAGCCTGACCTGATCGCCATGGCCCAGGAGAACAAGATTGCCGTGACAGCCTACTCTTCCTTCGGTCCCCAGAGCTTCAAGGAGCTCCCCGGTATCTTCTCCAAGAGGGCCCACGGTGCCGAGCCcctcctcgaggccgagctcaTCAAGGGCTTCGCCGACAAGTACAGCAAGACCCCCGCCCAGATCCTCCTCCGCTGGGCCACCCAGCGCGGCATTGCCGTCATCCCCAAGTCCAACAACCCCAACCGTCTTGCCCAGAACCTCGACGTGCTGGCCTTTGACCTCACCTCGGACGAGATCGAGAGCATCTCTGCCCTGGACCGCGGTCTGCGCTTCAACGACCCCGGTTTCTACCTGCCCAACTACCCCCTGCGCATCTTTGCTTAGAAAGCTGCAGGTTGGCTTTGCATGGGGCATGAGTATATAAGTTCAAAAAATAATGAGATAGACGTCAAATAGGAATGAAATGTCATGAAATGTCGAAATCAAAATAATCTATTGTGCCTGGGTGTGTTGAGTTGACATTTAATGCACATGCGACACTTGCCTATGAGGACAGAAACTGAGTTATGTATCTTGTAGATAATATGTACCGAAGTCTGTTGATACACATGTGCCTATAATTCACTTGCTTGGTCAAGTTGCGTCATGCAAACCCCTGACAGTGGTGGAGAGCGCCACTCCAAGTATTCATCATAAAACATGACATGCTTGAATCTGCGATGGAGTGATAGTTACGAAATATCGTATTATTCTGCTATATGTACTTGGTTCTATGCGGCAACCACATCACCGATGGCCTCTCGAGGTGCCTGGCCCCCCTTGAGGTCCTTGTTCGTTGTCTGAATGATGACTCTCCTGTAACTCGTCAAGCTAGGCGTCCCTGAGTCTGTGACCTCAAGGATAATATGCAGGACCTGACCCTTGGCGATGGCCGCTCTGCTAAGAAGCTCAACACAGCACTGCTCCGGAGGAGGGAGCGTCACATCGACAATCTTGTCGTTACCGTCCTTATTCTCGATCTTGGTACCGTCTACCTCGAAGAATGTCGCCCATTGAGACGCGCTGGGGTCACGGTACTGCCACCACTTGTATGTGAGCTCGTCTCCATCAGGATCATACGTGCCAGTAGCATCGAGCGTGACGGTGGTACCGGCCTCGGCGGAGATATAGATAGGCGACGTGCCTGACGAGCCGTTGAGGGTGATGATGGGGTGGTGGTTGGCAGATGAAAGCGAAGGCGAGAGCGTCCATTGAATCCTGGCGGCAAAGTCGTTCTGGTATGCGTCTCGCCAGCGCCAGATGGTTGCGTGGTTGGACTGGTATAGcttgccatccttgcctACTACCTTGTCGCAGGCGTCACTGTAGTGCTTGCTTCCGAGACCATCCTCGCTGATGTCAGTGAGGAGGTAACGGCCTCCCCAGGAGCCGTATTCGGGGTGCTCTGGGACACCCAGACCGTTCTGGATGAGGTATAGGAAGGTAGGGGTGTCGCCCTCGGGGATAAACATATAGTCGGGGTACGCAGAGCCCAGAGGACCGATCTGCACATTCTCCTTGAACCACTCCTTGGTAAGCTTGGAAAAGTCGGGACCGCCCTGATCAAAGCCATAAAACTCGTCGCCCGAGATACCAGTCCACGCAGCCATGCCGTACTGGTTCCACGCGTGCACCGACGAGATGTAAAAGATGTCGGGAAAGGTGTTGCGGATCCAAGCGCCTGTGTCGTCCTGGTCCGAGATGGTGTAGACCCTCAGCCTCGAGCGGATGGCGGCGAACTCGTCCTCGGGGATGGAGTGCTTGAGCTTGAAGAGGACCTGGGCGAGGACGTTGGTGCCGCCCCAGACGAGGATCCAGAGGGGATCTTGTGATGGGGCCTTGACacgctcgaggaggagctcgctGCCTTCGCTGAGGGGGATGTCATGACCGATAGCTTTGAAGCCGTAGACCTGGGGGTGTTAGTGGTTGGATTGGGTCGTGTAGTGCAGTGGGACAAGTGGCTTACTGGAGGGCCAGGCTTGATAATGCTCTTCAAGTACTCGGCGGTAGGGTATTGAAAGTCTGGGTGGGCATGCTTGTTGAGGTTATCGACAGCGCCCGCATATGCATCAACAATCTTGTGCATGTCCTGCGGACAGACCTTGGTCTTCATCCATGTCGAGGTGCATGCAACGAGACCTTCGGTGTTGAACTGGTTCGAGTACAAGAGGTATCGCACCAGCGACTCCGCATCGTCAGGCTCGTTGGAGATGTCggagacgatgaagacgcGGGGCTTGGAGGGGAAGAATTGGAGCTTTGCTGTGTCGGTAGCCATTGTGTCTGTCTGGTGCTGTGAATG includes:
- a CDS encoding Zn(2)-C6 fungal-type domain-containing protein gives rise to the protein MTDAVSKTRLRRTRTGCFKCRVRRRKCDEGKPACQRCVDGGFECQYGTRLSFLEKNAKTSGDPARVAKPSYAKLRFVVPESTAAKPGVQFQEDEATPKEPEKRLSTPVEPKSASPKEKLIQQQPEPPALISPSLGDYSATSPHASGSRELQDPSSYTIGISPSNAAYETALDGLLSLGNDHYVSQSASVTSQATANGGFFESPNHGQHHATPTQFDIRDKPQAEIFPNCLHMPQDRAVELLRHYRYHIAPWLDIGDMNQTFGLLVPRIAMDSAPLLDSLLSLSLTTLGGHVEPNFGEQMILPSDPNNSSADILRNALTFAFIALRRHFITPPTSWQSPSKSMGFDSLNSASFQEQHPSVALATSWMMLRLNLSVGLMNGSPVSIPSLISFETSSPMNGIYRESLKYDREPVILCAQVLNYCFGGDVATSPGMIRPTAAQRWKSFSEALKMWYTNRPRDFKPMLEIDDNEQLFPLVLFTNGAAVLANQLYHTSMLLLLQNRPRTLPKEHGRSVYLSPLWHAQRICGISLNNDTRTSWDFSLLASLYLAAKRMTYEPQQHAILRGIDRIGSLTGWNVNALSAQLVHEWQPD
- a CDS encoding Aldo-ket-red domain-containing protein → MAPSTIKLASGHEMPLVGFGLWKVPADQAAETVYNAIKAGYRLFDGAYDYQNEKEAGEGIKRAISEGLVKREDIFVTTKLWNNYHKREHALAMAKLQNEAWGLGYIDLYLIHFPVSLEYIDPATRRFPAWWMDEQGTVKPDNTPIRETWEALETVVDEGIARSIGVSNFQAQSLYDLQRYARHPVSSLQIEHHPYLVQPDLIAMAQENKIAVTAYSSFGPQSFKELPGIFSKRAHGAEPLLEAELIKGFADKYSKTPAQILLRWATQRGIAVIPKSNNPNRLAQNLDVLAFDLTSDEIESISALDRGLRFNDPGFYLPNYPLRIFA